The following coding sequences are from one Terriglobia bacterium window:
- the bamA gene encoding outer membrane protein assembly factor BamA produces the protein MISGSRTLAALVLAATACVALPARAQPTQGTVEAIETQGLQRMTREALLHVFGIHVGEPYDPAKIREEFRKMWNLGIFSDISVEAEDGPNGGKVLILKVKEKVVLTSVAYEDNKVLTRTQIEDRLKERKILLDPGKPLNLKSVFEAESAIRDYLGEKGYLDPQVSHRIDNPTETTGTVNFSIRPGGKTRIRGIHFVGNTVYSERRLLKSLKLTRAWRWWWPWSSKALYHPAKWDMDVANVRELYENRGYLDVDIRPPVVDVKQIVKGGSGKPADAAKDKAAAATPEAPGGGKDAAAASPKAAEALRPLSPREERKRAEKRRREEERAKKRAEKARKKAEPKVKRWVYLTVPVSEGPEYRAGNISVTGNSLFADKDLLAFIPLRKGDVVNIGLLKIAVDAITKAYGNKGYYLATAVQQRERHPETKIADVQIVINEDKPYYVSRIEFTGNTVTRDRVLRREFPLNEGDLFNRSLLDLGVSKLNQLGYFEAKEQPVVEPIEGESRVRITVEGEEKSRNEIQIGGGYSGLDGVFFQGLFSTRNFLGRGQTVSTSIQVGGTASRYSISFVEPWLFSRPYNLGFSLYRQDVDYGNSLTSSSRGGGAVVGRQLGYFTRIQTSFNVEVDTSTNFSVLAGQSTTRITSLTPSYSYYRVNNPYRPSRGWSITADVQLAGGALGGDTSFYKPMLLFSGYKRAVRRTFLGFHAEAGLIRSWQGASLGGTVDVNGVPRFSRFWIGGDTQGPRIFDVRTITPLRFVRLDSLGRIVEAVQDPRGRLVSQFDRNADGILDRNDLVEVGGDRYFLLQTEYAMPLSGPVEAAFFVDVGNSLFEDTRWGFKDARVSAGIEMRFYLPVFPVPLRLMYGWPLRKLQEDRTSNFMFSIGRSF, from the coding sequence ATGATCTCGGGCTCCCGAACGCTCGCCGCCCTCGTGCTCGCCGCCACCGCCTGCGTCGCACTTCCCGCTCGAGCCCAGCCGACGCAGGGAACCGTCGAGGCGATCGAGACCCAGGGGCTGCAGCGGATGACCCGGGAGGCCCTCCTGCACGTCTTCGGGATCCACGTCGGCGAGCCGTACGACCCGGCGAAGATCCGCGAGGAGTTCCGAAAGATGTGGAACCTCGGGATCTTCAGCGACATCAGCGTCGAGGCGGAGGACGGCCCGAACGGCGGGAAGGTCCTGATCCTGAAGGTGAAGGAAAAAGTGGTCCTCACCTCGGTCGCGTACGAGGACAACAAGGTCCTGACGCGAACGCAGATCGAGGATCGCCTCAAAGAGCGGAAGATCCTGCTCGATCCCGGCAAGCCGCTGAACCTCAAGTCGGTGTTCGAGGCGGAGTCGGCGATACGCGACTATCTGGGGGAGAAGGGATACCTCGACCCGCAGGTCTCCCACCGGATCGACAATCCCACCGAAACCACCGGCACCGTGAACTTCTCGATCCGGCCCGGGGGAAAGACCCGCATCCGCGGCATCCATTTCGTCGGCAACACGGTGTACAGCGAGCGGAGGCTGCTGAAGAGCCTCAAGCTGACGAGGGCGTGGCGCTGGTGGTGGCCATGGTCATCGAAGGCGCTCTACCACCCCGCCAAATGGGACATGGACGTCGCCAACGTTCGCGAGCTCTACGAGAACCGCGGCTACCTGGACGTGGACATTCGCCCGCCGGTGGTGGACGTGAAGCAGATCGTGAAGGGCGGCTCCGGGAAGCCGGCGGACGCAGCGAAGGACAAGGCGGCCGCGGCGACCCCCGAGGCCCCGGGAGGGGGAAAGGACGCCGCGGCGGCGTCGCCGAAAGCGGCTGAAGCGCTCCGACCGCTGTCTCCGCGCGAGGAGCGCAAGCGTGCCGAGAAGCGGCGGCGGGAGGAGGAGAGGGCGAAGAAGAGGGCCGAGAAGGCCAGGAAGAAGGCCGAGCCGAAGGTCAAGCGTTGGGTTTACCTCACCGTCCCGGTCTCGGAGGGGCCGGAGTACCGGGCGGGCAACATCTCGGTCACCGGCAACTCGCTCTTCGCCGACAAGGACCTCCTCGCGTTCATCCCGCTCCGCAAGGGGGACGTGGTCAACATCGGTCTCCTCAAGATCGCCGTGGACGCGATCACGAAGGCTTACGGGAACAAGGGGTACTACCTCGCGACGGCCGTGCAGCAGCGGGAACGGCACCCGGAGACGAAGATCGCGGACGTGCAGATCGTGATCAACGAGGACAAGCCGTACTACGTCTCCCGCATCGAGTTCACGGGCAATACCGTCACGCGAGACCGGGTCCTCCGGCGGGAATTCCCGCTGAACGAGGGGGATCTGTTCAACCGGAGCCTCCTCGACCTCGGGGTTTCCAAGCTGAACCAGCTCGGGTACTTCGAGGCGAAGGAGCAGCCGGTGGTCGAGCCGATCGAGGGGGAGAGCCGGGTTCGCATCACCGTGGAGGGGGAGGAGAAGAGTCGGAACGAGATCCAGATCGGGGGCGGGTACAGCGGCCTCGACGGCGTGTTCTTCCAGGGGCTCTTCTCCACCCGGAACTTCCTGGGACGGGGGCAGACGGTCTCGACCTCCATACAGGTCGGCGGCACCGCGAGCCGGTACTCGATATCGTTCGTCGAGCCGTGGCTCTTCAGTCGCCCGTACAACCTCGGCTTCAGCCTCTACCGACAGGACGTGGACTACGGCAACTCGCTGACGAGCTCGAGCCGTGGCGGCGGTGCCGTCGTCGGGCGGCAGCTCGGCTACTTCACCCGGATCCAGACCAGCTTCAACGTCGAGGTGGACACGTCGACGAACTTCTCGGTTCTCGCCGGGCAGTCGACGACCCGTATCACGAGCTTGACGCCGAGCTACTCGTACTACCGGGTCAACAACCCCTACCGGCCGAGCCGCGGATGGTCGATCACGGCGGACGTGCAGCTCGCCGGGGGAGCCCTCGGCGGGGACACGTCGTTCTACAAGCCGATGCTCCTGTTCTCCGGCTACAAGCGGGCGGTCCGGCGGACCTTCCTGGGCTTTCACGCCGAGGCCGGCCTCATCCGGAGCTGGCAAGGAGCGAGCCTCGGAGGGACGGTCGACGTCAACGGCGTCCCGAGGTTCTCCCGTTTCTGGATCGGCGGCGACACCCAGGGGCCTCGCATCTTCGACGTGCGCACGATCACGCCGCTGCGTTTCGTCCGCCTCGACTCGCTGGGGCGGATCGTCGAGGCCGTGCAGGATCCCCGGGGGCGGCTGGTTTCGCAGTTCGACAGGAATGCCGACGGGATCCTCGATCGCAACGACCTCGTGGAGGTCGGCGGGGACCGCTACTTCCTGCTCCAGACGGAATACGCGATGCCGCTCAGCGGCCCGGTGGAGGCGGCGTTCTTCGTCGACGTCGGGAACTCCCTGTTCGAGGACACCCGTTGGGGGTTCAAGGACGCGCGCGTCTCCGCCGGAATCGAGATGCGCTTCTATCTCCCGGTGTTCCCGGTCCCCCTGCGGCTGATGTACGGCTGGCCGCTGCGCAAGCTGCAGGAGGACCGTACGAGCAACTTCATGTTCTCGATCGGCAGGAGCTTCTGA
- a CDS encoding OmpH family outer membrane protein: MRRIASLFIVLAVAAAGTAWAQAIAPARIGVFDAQRVSEETAEGKRVQSKLTAFSDKKRAEISAKEKDVQELQDKLNSQALSLSAEKRSSMEKDLQKKILDLNQGKEGAQREMQLEVSDAEGAFREKLLAAVESFGRDEGFAIILERGAAIYVHPSSDVTTAIVDRFNKLFPVAPEAPASKDGAKPAAPSAAPPAAPPTVPDKK; the protein is encoded by the coding sequence ATGAGACGAATCGCGAGCCTGTTCATCGTCCTGGCCGTCGCCGCGGCCGGAACCGCCTGGGCGCAGGCGATCGCCCCCGCCAGGATCGGCGTGTTCGACGCACAGCGCGTCTCCGAGGAAACCGCCGAGGGGAAGCGCGTCCAGAGCAAGCTGACCGCGTTCAGCGACAAGAAGCGTGCGGAGATCAGCGCCAAGGAGAAGGACGTCCAGGAACTTCAGGACAAGCTCAACTCGCAGGCGCTCTCGCTGTCCGCCGAGAAGCGGAGCAGCATGGAGAAAGATCTCCAGAAGAAGATCCTGGATCTCAACCAGGGCAAGGAAGGCGCGCAGCGCGAGATGCAGCTCGAAGTCTCCGACGCCGAGGGCGCCTTCAGGGAGAAGCTCCTGGCGGCCGTGGAGTCGTTCGGCAGGGACGAGGGGTTCGCGATTATCCTAGAGCGTGGGGCGGCGATCTACGTCCATCCTTCGAGCGACGTGACCACCGCCATCGTCGACCGGTTCAACAAGCTGTTCCCGGTCGCTCCGGAGGCGCCGGCCTCGAAGGACGGAGCGAAGCCGGCGGCGCCGTCGGCGGCGCCGCCGGCGGCACCGCCTACGGTGCCCGACAAGAAGTAG